In Falco naumanni isolate bFalNau1 chromosome 5, bFalNau1.pat, whole genome shotgun sequence, the following are encoded in one genomic region:
- the IGSF11 gene encoding immunoglobulin superfamily member 11 isoform X1, with amino-acid sequence MTRRRPGGGGRWVPVALAALLALRGLVCPLEVSVSSGSIQVARGQTAVLPCTFTTNAALTNLNVIWMVIPLSNANQPQQVILYQGGQIFGGAPQFYGRVGFAVTMPTTSASIFINNTQLSDTGTYQCLVNNLPDRGVRNIGVIGLTVLVPPSAPLCRIQGSLDVGSDITLTCSSEEGIPRPTYLWEKLDNVPKLPPTATQDQVQGTVTLRNISTVSSGLYQCVASNAIGTSTCLLDLQVIAPHPRSIGLIAGAVATGAVVLVVCIVLVAMALFYWKNKHKEEEEEEIPNEIREDDLPPKCSSTAKTFHADASSSENDTLTSSNTYNSRYWNDPKANHATDSFTRFSNSNDAHQPPFSRSGSTSTRPVYANGGHPSPAPTKTLVVTASTAPSPQEVIRSNGSVSRKPRLPHTRSYAVSQATLERIGAVPVMVPAQSRAGSLV; translated from the exons GTCTGGTGTGTCCTCTGGAGGTGTCAGTCAGTTCAGGGAGTATCCAGGTTGCCCGAGGCCAGACAGCAGTACTGCCCTGCACCTTCACCACTAACGCTGCTCTCACTAACCTTAATGTCATCTGGATGGTCATTCCTCTTTCTAACGCCAACCAGCCTCAACAG gttATTCTCTACCAAGGGGGTCAGATCTTTGGTGGTGCACCCCAGTTCTATGGGCGAGTGGGGTTTGCTGTGACAATGCCAACCACCAGTGCCTCCATCTTCATCAACAACACTCAGCTATCGGATACTGGCACATACCAGTGCCTGGTCAACAATCTTCCCGACCGAGGCGTCAGGAATATTGGAGTCATTGGACTTACTGTCTTGG TTCCTCCTTCTGCCCCACTTTGCAGAATCCAGGGGTCCCTGGACGTGGGCAGCGATATCACACTGACCTGCAGCTCAGAAGAAGGAATCCCCCGACCAACATACCTCTGGGAGAAACTGGACAATGTTCCCAAGTTGCCCCCAACTGCCACACAAG ACCAAGTCCAGGGCACTGTCACTCTCCGAAATATCAGCACTGTGTCCTCAGGTCTTTACCAATGCGTGGCTTCAAATGCCATTGGAACCAGCACTTGCCTTCTGGACCTGCAAGTCATTGCAC cccacccCCGGAGTATCGGCCTGATTGCAGGAGCGGTGGCCACAGGTGCTGTTGTGCTCGTTGTTTGCATTGTATTGGTGGCCATGGCActgttttactggaaaaataaacacaaagaagaagaagaggaggaaattcCCAATGAGATAAG GGAGGACGACCTGCCGCCCAAATGCTCCTCCACCGCAAAGACATTCCATGCCGATGCATCCTCATCAGAGAACGACACCCTCACCTCCTCCAACACCTACAACAGCCGCTACTGGAACGACCCCAAAGCCAACCATGCCACGGACTCCTTCACCCGCTTCAGCAACAGCAATGATGCCCACCAGCCCCCCTTCTCCCGCTCGGGGAGCACAAGCACCCGTCCCGTCTATGCCAATGGTGGCCACCCATCCCCAGCTCCCACTAAGACGCTGGTGGTGACGGCCAGCACGGCGCCGTCCCCTCAGGAGGTGATCCGGAGTAACGGCTCGGTCAGCAGGAAGCCACGGCTGCCGCACACCCGCTCCTACGCCGTCAGCCAGGCCACGCTGGAGCGGATCGGGGCTGTCCCCGTCATGGTGCCCGCCCAGAGCCGAGCTGGCTCCCTTGTGTAG
- the IGSF11 gene encoding immunoglobulin superfamily member 11 isoform X2: MVMQSSWIKRAATTGLVCPLEVSVSSGSIQVARGQTAVLPCTFTTNAALTNLNVIWMVIPLSNANQPQQVILYQGGQIFGGAPQFYGRVGFAVTMPTTSASIFINNTQLSDTGTYQCLVNNLPDRGVRNIGVIGLTVLVPPSAPLCRIQGSLDVGSDITLTCSSEEGIPRPTYLWEKLDNVPKLPPTATQDQVQGTVTLRNISTVSSGLYQCVASNAIGTSTCLLDLQVIAPHPRSIGLIAGAVATGAVVLVVCIVLVAMALFYWKNKHKEEEEEEIPNEIREDDLPPKCSSTAKTFHADASSSENDTLTSSNTYNSRYWNDPKANHATDSFTRFSNSNDAHQPPFSRSGSTSTRPVYANGGHPSPAPTKTLVVTASTAPSPQEVIRSNGSVSRKPRLPHTRSYAVSQATLERIGAVPVMVPAQSRAGSLV, translated from the exons GTCTGGTGTGTCCTCTGGAGGTGTCAGTCAGTTCAGGGAGTATCCAGGTTGCCCGAGGCCAGACAGCAGTACTGCCCTGCACCTTCACCACTAACGCTGCTCTCACTAACCTTAATGTCATCTGGATGGTCATTCCTCTTTCTAACGCCAACCAGCCTCAACAG gttATTCTCTACCAAGGGGGTCAGATCTTTGGTGGTGCACCCCAGTTCTATGGGCGAGTGGGGTTTGCTGTGACAATGCCAACCACCAGTGCCTCCATCTTCATCAACAACACTCAGCTATCGGATACTGGCACATACCAGTGCCTGGTCAACAATCTTCCCGACCGAGGCGTCAGGAATATTGGAGTCATTGGACTTACTGTCTTGG TTCCTCCTTCTGCCCCACTTTGCAGAATCCAGGGGTCCCTGGACGTGGGCAGCGATATCACACTGACCTGCAGCTCAGAAGAAGGAATCCCCCGACCAACATACCTCTGGGAGAAACTGGACAATGTTCCCAAGTTGCCCCCAACTGCCACACAAG ACCAAGTCCAGGGCACTGTCACTCTCCGAAATATCAGCACTGTGTCCTCAGGTCTTTACCAATGCGTGGCTTCAAATGCCATTGGAACCAGCACTTGCCTTCTGGACCTGCAAGTCATTGCAC cccacccCCGGAGTATCGGCCTGATTGCAGGAGCGGTGGCCACAGGTGCTGTTGTGCTCGTTGTTTGCATTGTATTGGTGGCCATGGCActgttttactggaaaaataaacacaaagaagaagaagaggaggaaattcCCAATGAGATAAG GGAGGACGACCTGCCGCCCAAATGCTCCTCCACCGCAAAGACATTCCATGCCGATGCATCCTCATCAGAGAACGACACCCTCACCTCCTCCAACACCTACAACAGCCGCTACTGGAACGACCCCAAAGCCAACCATGCCACGGACTCCTTCACCCGCTTCAGCAACAGCAATGATGCCCACCAGCCCCCCTTCTCCCGCTCGGGGAGCACAAGCACCCGTCCCGTCTATGCCAATGGTGGCCACCCATCCCCAGCTCCCACTAAGACGCTGGTGGTGACGGCCAGCACGGCGCCGTCCCCTCAGGAGGTGATCCGGAGTAACGGCTCGGTCAGCAGGAAGCCACGGCTGCCGCACACCCGCTCCTACGCCGTCAGCCAGGCCACGCTGGAGCGGATCGGGGCTGTCCCCGTCATGGTGCCCGCCCAGAGCCGAGCTGGCTCCCTTGTGTAG